A single genomic interval of Spirosoma taeanense harbors:
- a CDS encoding UDP-N-acetylmuramoyl-L-alanyl-D-glutamate--2,6-diaminopimelate ligase — translation MQLKNILYKIPLLATAGSMEADITNLTMDSRKVGPGSLFVAVRGTLTDGHNFIDKAVEQGASAILCEELPTKTNPAVTYVQAQNSARTMGLVAANFYGQPSQKLKLVGVTGTNGKTSVATLLFRLFRGLGYRCGLLSTVQNQIDDQVIPATHTTPDVITTNQLLTQMLAHGCTHVFMEVSSHAVVQERIAGLTFAGGIFTNITHDHLDFHGTFDNYIRAKKGFFDQLPASAFALTNVDDKRGLVMLQNTAALKESYSLQTLATFKGKIIADSLFGLNMLVDDQEVWFKLIGRFNGYNLLSVYGAAVLLGEDPAEVLTLLSGITPPPGRFEQVVSDSRIVGIVDYAHTPDALQNVLETIAGLRQANEQIITVVGCGGNRDAAKRPIMAEIACRFSNRVILTSDNPRNEDPMAILEQMQAGIPPVDTKKTLTIEDRRDAIQRAVSLARPHDIILVAGKGHETYQEIKGIKHDFDDRAVLREAFANAGNQ, via the coding sequence ATGCAGCTAAAAAACATTCTTTATAAAATTCCGTTGCTGGCAACTGCCGGTAGCATGGAGGCCGACATTACGAACCTGACTATGGACTCGCGTAAAGTGGGACCGGGAAGTCTGTTCGTCGCCGTGCGCGGAACCCTTACTGATGGACATAACTTCATTGATAAGGCGGTGGAGCAGGGCGCATCGGCTATTCTGTGCGAAGAACTACCCACCAAAACCAATCCGGCCGTTACGTATGTGCAGGCGCAGAATTCAGCCCGAACGATGGGTCTGGTGGCGGCTAACTTCTATGGACAGCCCTCACAGAAGCTCAAACTGGTTGGTGTAACGGGCACGAATGGCAAAACCTCCGTTGCAACTCTGTTGTTCCGGCTGTTTCGGGGACTGGGCTACCGCTGTGGTCTGCTTTCGACCGTTCAAAATCAGATCGACGACCAGGTTATTCCGGCCACGCACACAACCCCCGACGTCATTACAACCAATCAGTTGCTGACGCAGATGCTGGCCCATGGCTGTACGCACGTCTTTATGGAAGTCAGTTCGCACGCGGTGGTGCAGGAGCGTATCGCCGGACTTACCTTCGCTGGGGGTATCTTCACGAATATCACCCACGATCACCTTGATTTTCACGGTACGTTCGATAACTATATCCGGGCTAAAAAAGGGTTTTTCGACCAGTTACCAGCTTCGGCTTTTGCCTTAACCAATGTTGATGATAAGCGGGGGCTGGTTATGCTCCAGAATACCGCTGCCCTGAAGGAAAGTTATTCCCTGCAAACACTGGCTACGTTTAAAGGAAAGATCATTGCCGATAGTCTGTTTGGGCTGAACATGCTGGTGGATGATCAGGAGGTGTGGTTCAAACTCATTGGCCGGTTCAATGGCTACAATCTGCTTAGCGTGTACGGAGCGGCTGTCCTGCTGGGCGAAGACCCCGCCGAGGTACTGACCCTGTTATCGGGGATTACACCTCCGCCCGGTCGTTTTGAGCAGGTCGTTTCAGACAGCAGAATTGTGGGGATCGTGGATTACGCCCATACGCCCGATGCCCTGCAGAACGTGCTTGAAACTATCGCCGGCCTTCGGCAGGCTAACGAGCAGATCATTACGGTGGTTGGCTGCGGGGGCAACCGCGACGCAGCCAAACGTCCGATCATGGCCGAGATAGCCTGCCGGTTCAGCAACCGCGTCATTCTGACCTCCGATAACCCCAGGAACGAAGACCCAATGGCCATTCTGGAACAGATGCAGGCTGGTATCCCCCCAGTTGATACTAAGAAAACCCTGACGATTGAAGACCGGCGCGACGCCATCCAGCGAGCGGTATCGCTGGCTCGTCCGCACGATATTATTCTGGTAGCCGGAAAAGGTCATGAAACCT